Proteins encoded in a region of the uncultured Sunxiuqinia sp. genome:
- a CDS encoding Gfo/Idh/MocA family oxidoreductase: MTEIYNWAILGCGRIASKFAADLALLPQANLYAAASRTLDRAQHFASKFNFEKAYGSYEELVNDPKVDIVYIATPHSHHYQHALLCLHHKKATLCEKAFAINTREVKEMIACSKANNTFLMEAFWTRFQPSFIKALKIIESKRLGQLKIVRSDFAFNSEKDAAQRLYNSELGGGALLDIGIYPVFASLLTLGKPTQIRTLIQRGFTNCDESILVSFGYSNGAMASLSASFAAYSSTQTEFWFEKGYLRLNKRWFTPTTLTIWEEGRNEELNIPIEQNNGTGYQFEAQHVMQCLDEGKIESNLMPLQKSLDLIEILDRVRADCGIVYPEHDLNSPEENQLLA, from the coding sequence ATGACAGAAATATACAACTGGGCAATTTTAGGCTGTGGAAGAATAGCATCAAAATTTGCTGCCGACTTAGCACTCCTGCCTCAAGCTAATCTCTATGCTGCCGCTTCGAGAACCTTGGACCGAGCACAGCATTTTGCCTCTAAATTCAATTTTGAAAAAGCTTACGGGAGTTACGAGGAGTTGGTAAATGACCCGAAAGTTGATATCGTTTATATTGCCACGCCGCACTCTCATCATTATCAACACGCATTACTTTGTCTTCATCATAAAAAAGCGACCCTATGCGAAAAAGCGTTTGCAATAAACACAAGAGAAGTAAAAGAAATGATTGCTTGTTCAAAAGCCAACAATACCTTTTTAATGGAAGCCTTTTGGACCCGGTTTCAACCCAGTTTTATTAAGGCCCTGAAAATTATTGAATCGAAACGATTAGGCCAGCTAAAGATCGTACGTTCCGACTTCGCTTTTAATTCCGAAAAAGATGCCGCACAACGTTTGTATAATTCAGAACTAGGAGGTGGTGCTTTGCTCGACATTGGCATTTATCCGGTGTTTGCTTCACTTCTGACTTTAGGCAAGCCCACTCAAATAAGAACTCTTATCCAACGTGGTTTCACGAATTGCGACGAGAGTATTTTGGTGAGCTTCGGCTATTCAAATGGTGCCATGGCATCATTAAGTGCATCCTTTGCAGCTTACTCCTCTACCCAAACTGAGTTTTGGTTTGAAAAAGGTTATCTCCGCTTAAACAAACGCTGGTTTACGCCTACAACGTTGACCATTTGGGAAGAAGGAAGGAATGAAGAACTAAACATACCGATCGAACAAAATAACGGCACTGGCTACCAATTCGAGGCACAGCACGTTATGCAATGTTTAGATGAAGGTAAAATCGAGAGTAATTTAATGCCGCTCCAAAAATCGCTTGATTTAATTGAAATTCTGGATCGTGTGAGAGCGGATTGCGGAATTGTCTATCCTGAGCACGACCTCAACTCGCCTGAAGAAAACCAGCTTCTTGCCTAA
- a CDS encoding DUF2202 domain-containing protein: MVLYCQSANRAELSELSLLSVGVDGNTDLLINKLKSALIINAVGLSDNDVEGLKWMREEEKLAGDLHTLFNSNYSLRIFANISRSESTHANAVLYLLEQFGIEDPANDEPGVFANENLQAVFDELKLAGEFSLVEALKVGAYVEELDILDLEQRLEDTANEDIELVYENLLRGSCNHLRAFTRVLARSGYEYQPTLLSEEYFEETIEGEMERGGAAGSCALGYDYANRNGNSLRDGYYSADCDSVPATGGTGQQNRYRNGKGGN, from the coding sequence TTGGTATTGTATTGTCAGTCTGCGAACAGAGCTGAGTTGTCGGAGCTTTCGTTACTTTCAGTCGGAGTTGATGGAAACACTGATTTGTTGATTAATAAATTGAAGTCGGCTTTAATTATTAATGCAGTCGGCTTGTCTGATAATGACGTCGAAGGCTTGAAATGGATGAGGGAAGAAGAAAAGCTCGCTGGTGATCTCCATACATTATTCAATTCAAACTACTCTTTGCGGATTTTTGCTAACATCTCGCGTAGTGAAAGTACGCATGCCAACGCTGTGCTTTATCTCCTAGAGCAATTTGGTATTGAAGATCCAGCGAACGATGAGCCCGGAGTGTTCGCAAATGAAAATTTACAAGCAGTATTTGACGAACTGAAATTAGCTGGAGAATTTTCTTTGGTAGAAGCACTTAAAGTTGGAGCATACGTTGAGGAACTGGATATATTGGATCTGGAACAGCGTTTGGAAGACACTGCTAACGAAGATATTGAGCTGGTCTATGAAAATCTTTTGCGTGGTTCGTGCAATCATTTGCGTGCTTTTACTCGTGTGTTGGCACGGTCTGGATATGAATACCAGCCAACACTGTTAAGCGAAGAATACTTTGAGGAAACGATTGAGGGCGAAATGGAACGAGGAGGAGCGGCAGGTAGTTGTGCTTTAGGTTATGACTATGCTAATCGGAATGGCAATTCTTTACGAGATGGGTATTATTCAGCCGATTGTGATAGTGTTCCGGCTACCGGTGGAACAGGTCAACAGAATCGCTATAGGAATGGAAAAGGAGGAAATTAG
- a CDS encoding PaaI family thioesterase, translating into MKKILNVHRNNDPEKYQCIGCSPHNPIGIKLEFWDYGENIIANWSPRPEFMGWENVLHGGIQATLLDEISAWVVYTKCKTAGVTAEMHVKYKKPVYTNQGELTIKGKLVEMNKRLAIIHAEILDQNSQLCAEADVKYFIFPEKIAREKFHYPGIEAFYE; encoded by the coding sequence ATGAAAAAGATACTTAATGTTCATCGTAATAACGATCCGGAAAAATATCAATGTATTGGCTGTTCTCCACATAATCCAATTGGAATTAAATTAGAATTTTGGGATTATGGCGAAAACATTATTGCGAACTGGAGTCCGCGTCCTGAATTTATGGGTTGGGAGAATGTATTACACGGTGGAATTCAGGCTACTTTGCTTGATGAAATTTCAGCTTGGGTTGTTTATACAAAGTGTAAAACCGCCGGAGTTACCGCTGAGATGCATGTAAAGTACAAAAAGCCGGTTTATACCAATCAAGGTGAATTAACAATAAAAGGAAAGTTAGTTGAGATGAATAAGAGGTTGGCAATTATACATGCTGAAATACTGGATCAGAATAGCCAGCTTTGCGCTGAAGCCGATGTTAAGTATTTCATTTTTCCGGAAAAAATTGCCCGCGAAAAATTTCACTATCCCGGAATCGAAGCTTTCTACGAATAA
- a CDS encoding RNA polymerase sigma factor produces the protein MDEEQLIQAIQTGDERAFKQLVEKYQLLVVNTCKSFVHNMHDAEDISQDVFIEVFNSAYKFRGESKLSTWIYRITVNKSLNFIRDHKKQSLFQSIGNTLFGTSQSLDVRANSYADRPDFQAENNERKANLYQAIDALPERQRIAFNLSKFEDLSYREVADVMQLSVSSVESLIHRAKLNLQKSLYACYKNEI, from the coding sequence ATGGACGAAGAACAGTTAATTCAAGCAATACAGACGGGCGATGAGAGAGCTTTTAAACAACTGGTAGAAAAATACCAGTTGTTGGTCGTAAATACTTGCAAAAGCTTTGTGCATAATATGCACGATGCCGAAGATATTAGTCAGGACGTGTTTATTGAGGTATTTAATTCTGCATATAAATTTAGAGGAGAGTCGAAGCTATCGACCTGGATTTACCGGATTACTGTTAATAAATCGTTGAACTTTATCCGCGATCATAAAAAGCAATCACTCTTTCAATCTATTGGAAATACCTTGTTTGGAACGAGTCAATCGTTGGATGTGAGAGCAAACAGCTATGCTGACCGACCAGATTTTCAGGCTGAAAACAACGAGCGAAAAGCGAATTTATATCAAGCGATTGATGCTCTTCCTGAACGGCAGCGGATTGCCTTTAACTTAAGTAAGTTTGAAGACTTGTCTTATCGGGAAGTAGCCGATGTAATGCAATTGTCGGTATCTTCGGTGGAGTCGCTGATTCATCGAGCAAAACTGAATTTGCAAAAATCGCTGTATGCGTGTTATAAAAATGAAATATGA